A single Anabrus simplex isolate iqAnaSimp1 chromosome 10, ASM4041472v1, whole genome shotgun sequence DNA region contains:
- the LOC136881809 gene encoding cuticle protein 19.8-like: MKLLFVFSVIVAAAVARPGYLAGGVASIAAAPAVVANAPDAAVIADAISRVAIAAPAPAVVAAAPAVAPAPAVVADAPAVVAAAPAEVAAAAPAVVAAAPAAVAAAAPAVVAAAPVTYTAAVAAPLTITSQYHAQDELGQYAYGYAGGPSAKEEIHTADGITRGGYSHIDANGLVQTTSYVSDPVNGFRVAATNLPVAPRAEDAAALGAPQQVEEEPLVAATRAAHEALKAELAAAAEAAPDDPEPIEVVQVAPAAVKIAAAPVVLTAAGVPIDTPEVAAAKAADVIAHIEAKKAALAL; encoded by the coding sequence ttcgTGTTCAGTGTCATCGTCGCCGCTGCGGTAGCTCGTCCTGGCTACTTGGCCGGTGGTGTCGCTAGCATCGCCGCTGCTCCTGCAGTCGTGGCGAACGCTCCTGATGCTGCCGTGATCGCCGACGCCATTTCTAGGGTAGCAATTGCCGCTCCTGCTCCAGCTGTAGTTGCTGCCGCACCTGCTGTTGCTCCTGCTCCAGCTGTCGTTGCCGATGCTCCAGCAGTAGTTGCCGCTGCACCCGCTGAAGTCGCTGCTGCCGCTCCCGCTGTAGTTGCCGCTGCACCCGCTGCAGTCGCTGCTGCCGCTCCCGCTGTAGTTGCCGCTGCACCTGTAACGTACACGGCCGCTGTTGCCGCGCCGCTCACAATCACCAGCCAGTATCACGCTCAGGATGAACTGGGCCAGTACGCTTACGGCTACGCCGGAGGTCCTTCAGCCAAAGAGGAAATCCACACCGCCGATGGAATTACTCGCGGAGGCTACTCTCACATCGACGCTAACGGCCTGGTCCAGACCACCAGCTACGTCTCTGACCCTGTAAACGGTTTCCGTGTCGCTGCTACTAATCTGCCAGTTGCTCCAAGAGCAGAAGATGCTGCAGCCCTGGGTGCTCCCCAGCAGGTTGAGGAAGAACCCCTCGTGGCTGCCACAAGAGCAGCTCATGAAGCTCTCAAGGCTGAACTTGCTGCCGCCGCTGAGGCTGCACCTGATGATCCAGAACCTATTGAGGTTGTACAAGTTGCCCCTGCTGCAGTGAAGATAGCGGCAGCTCCTGTGGTCCTCACGGCTGCTGGCGTACCAATTGACACCCCAGAAGTCGCTGCTGCTAAAGCTGCCGATGTGATCGCTCACATTGAAGCCAAGAAGGCCGCGCTTGCTCTTTAA